The DNA window GCCTGGCCTTATTGAAGGTGCTCATGATGGCAAAGGGTTAGGGGATAGGTTTCTAAAACACGCAGAGCGAACAAAGATTTTGGTCCATGTCTTGGATATGGCTGGAGTTGAACAGAGAGATCCCCTGGAGGATTATCGAAAGATTAATTATGAGCTTCAAGAGTACAGCCATAAATTATTGTTTAAGAAAAGAATTGTTGTTGCAAATAAGATGGATTTGCCAAAAAGCAGGACAAACCTAAGAAGATTTAAAAAAGAATTTTCAGAAAGAATATTTTCAGTTTCCGCAACCGAGAGGCAAGGATTAGATAATCTAGTTAATGAGATAAGAAAAATGCTATGTCAAGAAAGTTCAAAAAGAAAATAAAAAGAGTTGTTATTAAAATTGGGTCTGGTATTATTGCCAATTTTTATATGAAACCGCAATCTTCTGGATTGCGTTTTATTGTTAAAGAGATTGCTGCACTTCGCAAAAAGGGCATCGATGTTGTTTTAGTTAGTTCTGGATCAATTGTTCTTGGATTAGGTGAAATTTGTGCGCACGTTAGGCCTTCTGATGTTTCGTCTTTGCAGGCGCTTGCGGCTATTGGTCAAAATGTTTTAATGCGTACATATACGGATTTATTTAAGAAGAATAAACTACGGTGTGCTCAAATATTGTTAACTTGGGATGATTTCGATGTTCGCCTTCGTTATAATAACGCACGTAGCACGATTAATAAGATTTTAGATTATGGTCTTGTTCCGATTATTAATGAAAACGATACGATTTCAACAGATGAAATTAAATTTGGGGACAATGATAAGCTTTCCGCTCTTGTTGCAAGTTTAATTGAATCTGATTTACTTTTGATTTTATCTGATGTCGATGGTTTGTATGATTTAAGAGATAAGGAAAAAAAGATTTTTCGTGAAATTAAAGAAGTCACAAAAGAGATTGAAGCCTTAGCGCTTGGCACAGCTAAAAAGAATGTTTCCAAAGGCGGCATGCTTACAAAGATTGAGGCTGTTAAGATTGCAACGCAGGCTAAAATTCCGTGTGTGATCGCAAATGGTAACACGAAAAATGTTGTGCGTGATGTTCTTAGCGGAAAGTGTATTGGGACATTTTTTGTTGAGAAAGAAGAAAAGCTTTTGGCGAAGCGTCATTGGATCTCGTTTGGCGTAAAACCAAAGGGAAAGATTATTGTTGATCAAGGCGCAAAAGAAGCTCTTTTGAAAGGCGGAAAAAGTCTTCTTCTTCCTGGTGTTGTTGGGTGGGAAGGTTATTTCAAGAAAGAAGATGTTGTTGCGATTGTTGATCAGGCAAATTCTGAGATTGCCCGTGGGATTATTAATTATTCTGTTAACGATTTGCATAAAATAAATAATAAAAAAGGTGAGATGGAAGTTGTTCACTGTAATGAGATGGTGTTATGTCAAAGATAAAAAGAGAAAATATGAGTTTAGAGAAGAAGATTGTATTGATGGCCAGATCAACGCAGGCCGCATCGAGAAGGATGGCGCTCGTTTCGACTAATGATAAAAATAAAGCATTGCGTGTAATAGCTGAAGCTATCTTGAGAAATCAAAAATTCTTGATTAAAGAAAATCAAAAAGATATTGATATAGCTATTAAAAATAATTATTCAAAAGCTTTGCTTGATCGTTTGATGCTAAACGAAAAACGGATTAAATCAATGGCGAGGTGTCTTTTAGATACGGCTAAACTCAAAGATCCTGTTGGTGAGATTATCGCAACTTTTATGCGTCCTAATGGTTTAAAAATTAATAAAGTTAGGACTCCTATTGGGGTTGTTGGCATTATTTATGAATCGCGACCAAATGTCGCGAGCGATTGTATTGGTCTGTGCTTAAAATCAGGCAACGCTGTTATTTTGAAAGGCGGCAAGGAGGCTTTTTATTCTAATAAAGCAATTTTTAGTGTTATTAAGAAGTCGTTGAAAAAGACAAAAGTTCCTTTGGATGTTGTTCAGATGATATCATCGACAGATCGAACGGCCGTTAATATTCTTTTGAAGTTGGATCGTTATGTCGATGTTATTGTGCCGAGGGGTGGAGAGGGGTTAATTAAATTTGTAATGCAAAATTCTTGCATTCCTGTTATCAAGCATTATAAAGGGGTTTGTCATACTTATGTGAGCAATCTTGCAGATTTAAAGATGGCGAGTAATGTTTGCTTCAATGCGAAGGTTCAACGTCCGGGTGTTTGTAATGCGATGGAGACAATGTTAGTGCATGAAGAGATTGCTAAAAAGTTTTTGCCAAGGATGATAAATGATTTTAATAAAGCGGGTGTTGAGGTTCGAGGATGTGCACGCACTCGAAAGATTGTGTCCGGCGTTAAAAGGGCAGCAGAGGTCGATTGGTCTGAAGAATATCTTGATTTGATCCTTTCAGTAAAAGTTGTTAAGAATCTTGCTGAAGCAGTAGACCATATTAATCTTTATGGGTCAAAGCATTCGGACGCTATTATTACGAATAATAAAAAAGAAGCGGATAGCTTTTTACGATCTATTGATTCGGCTTGTGTATATGTTAATGCATCAACGCGTTTTACAGATGGATATGAATTTGGATTTGGAGCAGAGATCGGCATTAGTACTGATAAGCTTCATGCTCGAGGGCCAATGGCATTACCTGAATTGACAACGTATAAATATACGATTTTAGGTAAAGGTCAAATTCGTGAGTAATACTTTTGTTAAAGGATGAAAAGGCGTGCAAAGAATAGGGATATTAGGTGGGACATTTAATCCGATTCATATTGGTCATTTGGCGATTGCTCAGATGGCTTTAGAGCGGATGCATTTAAATAAGGTTATTTTTGTTCCGGCTTATATTCCTCCACATAAAAATCGAAAAATTGTTGCGGGTGCAAAACATCGTTTTGAGATGGTGCGTCTGGCGATTGAAGGTAATCCTTTTTTTGAGATTTCTGATTTTGAAATTAAGAAAAAAGGGAAATCGTATACGGTTGATACGATGTGTTATTTTAAAGAAATGTATCCTCCAGAAGCAAAAATATTTTTTATTATCGGAGAAGATACCTTGTCTCAGCTTTCAAAATGGAAGTATATTAATAAAATCTTAGAAATTGCAGATTTTATTGTTGTTAATCGACCAGGACATATGAAAAATAGTTCGGATGAAAAACATCATAGTGTCATAATGCCAGGAATTGATATTTCATCATCATATGTTCGTATGCGTATGTTTCAGAATAAAACAATAAAATATTTTGTGCCGGATAAAGTTTTAGATTATGTTTTTCAAAACAAGCTTTATGGAATTAGTAATTGATTAATAAATAATTAAGGTAAAGGAGTTATCTGATGTGTGAAAATATAAAAAATGAAATTAAATTTGGAACAGATGGGTGGAGAGCAATTATTTCAAAAGAATTTACATTTAAGAATGTTGAGATTCTATCTCAGGCGATCAGTGAATGGATCAACCGGGGATTAAAAAAGAAGCCCGGTATTCGAAAGAGAGTTGCCATAGGTTATGATACAAGATTTTTATCTGATCAGTATGCAAGAACAGTTGCGTGTGTTTTGGCAAAAAATAATATTGAGGTTTATCTTTCTGATGCACCTATCCCAACTCCAACGCTAAGCTTCGGTGTGACGAGAAAAAATTGTGTTGCTGGCCTCATGATTACGGCTAGTCATAATCCTGCTGCGTTTAATGGTGTTAAAATTAAGACAGCGCAAGGTGGTGCCGCATCTCGAGAGATAACTGATATTGTGGAAGAATATCTTTGCAAAACGGAAGTAAAAATAATAGATTTTGAAACGGCAAGAAATAAAAAAGATTTAATTGTTTATGACTTCAAAGAAGATTATATTAATTTTTTACGAAATTATATTGATTTAAAAACTATTAAGAAATCACGTTATAAAGTTTTAACGGATGCGATGCATGGGAGCGGAGATTCTTTGATTTTGGATGTTTTAAAAGGTACTAATATTCGCGCTGAGGTAATGCGTGGAGATATTAATCCTTCGTTTGAAGGAGGAAAGCCAGAACCTGTTGAGGAGTATGTTTCGGAGCTTATGAGTCGTGTTAAAAAAGAAAAGTTTGATTTAGGGCTTATTTTAGATGGTGACGCTGACCGTATTGCCGCTGTGACATCGGATGGCGAATATATCAGTCCTCAGAAGATATTGGGATTAATTATTCTGCATCTTGTTCGCAATAAAGGTCGATCTGGAGGCGTTGTTAAGACAATTTGTGGAACAACAATGCTCGATAATATTGCAAAAGGTCTAGGCTTAAAACTTTATGAAACTCCGGTTGGATTTAAATATATCTCTGATTTGATGACTGCTGAAGATATTGTGGCCGGCGGCGAAGAAGCCGGCGGGATTGGCGTTCAGAATTATATTCCAGAAAGGGATGGAACGCTCGCAGGACTTCTTTTGCTTGAAATGATGGTGTATTGCAAGAAGAGTATTAAAAAGCTTATCCAAGACATGGAAAAAGAGTTTGGGCGATATTATTATCAAAAAGCAGGACTTAAAACAGATAAGAAAACGTTTGATTTGAAGAAAGTAAAATCAATGAAAAAGATTCTTGGGAAGAAAGTCATTGATGTTAAGACATTTGATGGTGTTAAGCTTGTGTGTGAGGATGAGAGCTGGATTATGTTCCGTCCTTCAGGTACGGAACCACTGGTCAGATCTTATGTGGAAGCCAAATCTATGACTAAGGCAAAGGCATTGATTGAATATGGAAAAACGGTATTAAAAAAATTGTAAAATGATTTATTGGGTAGCTCATTTATTGTTTTGGATTCTCTTCAAAAGCCTTTTATTGTTAAAGGCTTTTGAAGCAAAAAAGATACCTCAAAAAGGTGGCTATATTATTGCGAGCAATCATTTAAGCAATTTAGATCCAATGATTCTTGGTGTTGCCTCTGGACGAAAATTAAGTTATTTTGCCAAGTCATCCTTGTTTAAGGATAAATTTTCATCCTTTTTTTTGTCCCAGTTTGGTGCATTCCCCGTTCGAAGGGGGTTGGCAGATCCTCGTTCTATTAAGGAAGCTTTGCGAAGGTTGAGAAAGGGTCAAGGGCTTGTTATGTTTCCTCAAGGAGGACGACAAACAAGCACTATTAATCTTGAAAATATTAAGCCTGGGGTAGGAATGATTGCCGCAAAAGCAGGTGTTCCTATTATTCCAGCTTATATTTCTGGATCTGATAAGGCTATGGCGCCTAAGTCAAAATTAATTAAGCCTGCAAAAGTAACAGTTTATTTTGGTTCTCCTATTTACACAAAAGATAATGAATCATATCAACAAATAGCAGATGTTGTTATGAGGGCTATTCAAAGCTTATCTTTTGAAGCAAAACGTTAAATCTTTCCTTAAATTATTCTTCTGTGGATTAATGATAAAAGATTTTAGTTGACAAAAACGGACTTTTCCGTGATAATCGTGGAACTTTTGCTTGGAGCGGTGAATCCTTTGCTGATTGATTTCCGTATTCATGCGAAAGAATTCCTAAGAAAGAGGGTGTTGTTTATGTCAGCAGAAAAACAATCTATTATGGCAGAGTTGTACGAGAATACTCTGCGAGAAATTAACGAAGGCGAAATTGTCAAAGGTGTGATCGTCGGGATTACCGAAAAGGATGTCATTGTCGATATTGGATTCAAATCCGAAGGATTTATTCCTATAAGTGAATTTCGGGATTTAGCGGAGCTTAAGGAAGGAAGTCAAGTTGATGTTTTAATTGAGTCAACTGAGGATGACGCTGGAAAATTAGTTCTTTCGCATTCAAAAGCTCAAAAGCTTAAAGGATGGCAAAAAATTGTGGACGAGGTTGATGAGGGATCGTCTGTAGAGGGTCGTGTTATTAAGCCGGTTAACGGTGGGTATATCGTTGACATGCAAGGAGCTGATGCGTTTTTGCCAAGATCGCTGTCTGCATTTAAAGGTGTTGCGCCAAAGGATATCATCGGAAACAAGTATAAGTTTATTGTGACTAAGATGAATAAGCAGAGACGCAATATTATTCTTTCTAGACGAGAAGTTGTTCAGAAAGAACGCGATGAAGTTAGATCGAAACTTTGGGATAAGATCGAAAAAGGACAAAAACGAATCGGAAGCGTTAAAGGAATTACAGATTTTGGCGCGTTTATTGACCTTGGTGGGATTGATGGTCTTTTGCATATCACAGATATGAGTTGGTCTCGTATTAATCATCCGTCGGAGTTGGTTGCAGCCGGCGATGAGATTGAGGTTTTAATTCTGGATTTTGATAAAGAAAATTCAAAAGTATCGTTAGGATTAAAACAGATTACTGCGAATCCATGGGAGGGTATTGAGGGTAAATATCCTGTTGGGTCAAAAATCCAAGGCAAAGTTGTCAACATTATGCCTTATGGTGTTTTTGTCGAAATTGATAAAGGCATTGAAGGACTTCTTCATTCTTCTGAGATTTCTTGGCAGAAGAAGATGGTCAATCCTCAAGAAATGTTTGCGATTGGCGACATGATTGAAGTTCAAATTATTAATATTGACCGTGATACCAAAAGAATTTCTTTAAGTCTTAAGCAATTGGAAAGAAATCCATGGCTTGAAGCTGAAGAAAAATTTCCTATTAATTCAAGGGTAGAAGGAAAAGTCCGTGGCTTTACAGATTATGGAGCATTTGTTGAGCTTGATGGAAACATTGAAGGGATGATCCATGTTTCTGACATGTCCTGGACTCGAAAAGTCAACCACCCTCAAGAAATTTTCAAAAAGGGCCAGTCGGTTGAAGTTGTTGTGTTAGCCGTTGATCCTGATCAAAGAAAAATTACATTAGGATACAAGCAGATTAAAGAAAATCCTTGGTCTGAGATTGCAGAGCAATATCCAGTTGGAAAAGTTTTAGAGGCAGAAGTTGTAATGAATTCTGAATTCGGTGTTTTTGTTAAGCTCGAAGAAGAACTTGAAGGGCTTATTTATGCTTCTGAAATTGACAAAGCTACTTCTGAAAGTTTGAAGGCCTTAGATAAAATTCAGGTAAAAGTTATCAAGGTTGATGTTGATCAAATGAAAATTGGTTTGAGTTCAAAAATTTCTGATGACCAGCCGCAAGAAGTAGAGCAAGAATAAATAGATTATTGATGTGCGTGACTGCGCAAAAGGTGGCGGTCACGCATTTTCATTTATTTTGAGTCAAAACGAATATTATGCAAATCGAAGATACCATTAAAAAAATCTCCTCCGGTACCACGGAAATCATTAATATCGAAATTTTAAAGCGCAAGCTTCTAAGATCTCGAAAAGAGAGAAAACCACTTCATATTAAGGCTGGATTTGATCCAACGGCCCCTGACTTACATTTGGGTCACGTTGTCTTACTTAGAAAGCTAAGACAATTCCAAGATTTAGGACATAAAGTCTTTTTTTTGATTGGAGATTTTACTGCTCAAATTGGCGATCCAACTGGGCGTGATCAGCTGCGCGTTCGCATGACACCAAAACAGATTCTTAAGAACGCTAAAACATATGAGCGCCAGGTGTTTAAGATTCTTGACAAAACGAAAACTAAAGTTGTTTTTAACAGTAAATGGCTTAAAAAGTTTTCGAATCAAGATGTTTTAGATTTATCAGCTCGATGCACTGTGGCCCAAATGTTAGCTAGGGCAGATTTTAAAAAGCGAATGGATGAGAATAAGGAAATAAGTATTTTGGAGTTTATTTATCCTTTGATGCAAGGGTATGATTCAGTTTACCTGAAGGCAGATATTGAGCTGGGTGGCTCTGATCAGAAATTTAATCTTTTAATGGCGCGTCAATTACAAGAGTCCTTTGGTCAAGAACCGCAGGCAGTTGTGATGATGCCGCTTTTAGAGGGTACAGATGGCGTTCAGAAGATGAGCAAGTCTTTAGGTAATTATATTGGCATTGATGAGCCGCCAAAGGAGATTTTTGGTAAAATAATGTCTCTTAGCGATGAAATAATGATGGAATACTACGAGCTTCTGACTGATATGGATATTTTTCAAGTTAAAGAAATACATCCAAAAGAGGCAAAATTGGCTCTTGCTGAAGAAATTGTTAGACAATTTTATTCAGAAAAAGTTGCTAAAAAAGAGAGAGAAAGCTTTGAAAATGTTTTTACTCAGAAGAAAACTCCAGAGGACATTGTTGAATACAATATTTTATTGGCTTCACAGGGTGCCTCGATTGTGGATGTTTTGGTTGAATCAGGTATTTTGGATTCTAAGAATGAGGCGAGGCGACTTTTAAAGCAAGGCGCGATTAGTTTAGATGGCAAGAAAATTGATAGCGAAAATTGGTCCTTAAATCCTGGTATTTTGAAGGTTGGAAAACGTCGTTTTTTAAAATTAATCAAGACAATATGAAATTGATCTAACTCTATTATTTCTAATATCTTTAGATTGAAAAATAATTAATAAAAAACTTGACAAATTTTAGATAAAACAGTATACTTTGGTTTCACATATCCGCCCTTGTAGCTCAGTAGGAAGAGCACGTCCTTGGTAAGGACGAGGT is part of the Candidatus Omnitrophota bacterium genome and encodes:
- the proB gene encoding glutamate 5-kinase; its protein translation is MSRKFKKKIKRVVIKIGSGIIANFYMKPQSSGLRFIVKEIAALRKKGIDVVLVSSGSIVLGLGEICAHVRPSDVSSLQALAAIGQNVLMRTYTDLFKKNKLRCAQILLTWDDFDVRLRYNNARSTINKILDYGLVPIINENDTISTDEIKFGDNDKLSALVASLIESDLLLILSDVDGLYDLRDKEKKIFREIKEVTKEIEALALGTAKKNVSKGGMLTKIEAVKIATQAKIPCVIANGNTKNVVRDVLSGKCIGTFFVEKEEKLLAKRHWISFGVKPKGKIIVDQGAKEALLKGGKSLLLPGVVGWEGYFKKEDVVAIVDQANSEIARGIINYSVNDLHKINNKKGEMEVVHCNEMVLCQR
- a CDS encoding glutamate-5-semialdehyde dehydrogenase: MSKIKRENMSLEKKIVLMARSTQAASRRMALVSTNDKNKALRVIAEAILRNQKFLIKENQKDIDIAIKNNYSKALLDRLMLNEKRIKSMARCLLDTAKLKDPVGEIIATFMRPNGLKINKVRTPIGVVGIIYESRPNVASDCIGLCLKSGNAVILKGGKEAFYSNKAIFSVIKKSLKKTKVPLDVVQMISSTDRTAVNILLKLDRYVDVIVPRGGEGLIKFVMQNSCIPVIKHYKGVCHTYVSNLADLKMASNVCFNAKVQRPGVCNAMETMLVHEEIAKKFLPRMINDFNKAGVEVRGCARTRKIVSGVKRAAEVDWSEEYLDLILSVKVVKNLAEAVDHINLYGSKHSDAIITNNKKEADSFLRSIDSACVYVNASTRFTDGYEFGFGAEIGISTDKLHARGPMALPELTTYKYTILGKGQIRE
- the nadD gene encoding nicotinate-nucleotide adenylyltransferase → MQRIGILGGTFNPIHIGHLAIAQMALERMHLNKVIFVPAYIPPHKNRKIVAGAKHRFEMVRLAIEGNPFFEISDFEIKKKGKSYTVDTMCYFKEMYPPEAKIFFIIGEDTLSQLSKWKYINKILEIADFIVVNRPGHMKNSSDEKHHSVIMPGIDISSSYVRMRMFQNKTIKYFVPDKVLDYVFQNKLYGISN
- a CDS encoding phosphoglucomutase/phosphomannomutase family protein, translating into MCENIKNEIKFGTDGWRAIISKEFTFKNVEILSQAISEWINRGLKKKPGIRKRVAIGYDTRFLSDQYARTVACVLAKNNIEVYLSDAPIPTPTLSFGVTRKNCVAGLMITASHNPAAFNGVKIKTAQGGAASREITDIVEEYLCKTEVKIIDFETARNKKDLIVYDFKEDYINFLRNYIDLKTIKKSRYKVLTDAMHGSGDSLILDVLKGTNIRAEVMRGDINPSFEGGKPEPVEEYVSELMSRVKKEKFDLGLILDGDADRIAAVTSDGEYISPQKILGLIILHLVRNKGRSGGVVKTICGTTMLDNIAKGLGLKLYETPVGFKYISDLMTAEDIVAGGEEAGGIGVQNYIPERDGTLAGLLLLEMMVYCKKSIKKLIQDMEKEFGRYYYQKAGLKTDKKTFDLKKVKSMKKILGKKVIDVKTFDGVKLVCEDESWIMFRPSGTEPLVRSYVEAKSMTKAKALIEYGKTVLKKL
- a CDS encoding lysophospholipid acyltransferase family protein; translated protein: MIYWVAHLLFWILFKSLLLLKAFEAKKIPQKGGYIIASNHLSNLDPMILGVASGRKLSYFAKSSLFKDKFSSFFLSQFGAFPVRRGLADPRSIKEALRRLRKGQGLVMFPQGGRQTSTINLENIKPGVGMIAAKAGVPIIPAYISGSDKAMAPKSKLIKPAKVTVYFGSPIYTKDNESYQQIADVVMRAIQSLSFEAKR
- the rpsA gene encoding 30S ribosomal protein S1, with the translated sequence MSAEKQSIMAELYENTLREINEGEIVKGVIVGITEKDVIVDIGFKSEGFIPISEFRDLAELKEGSQVDVLIESTEDDAGKLVLSHSKAQKLKGWQKIVDEVDEGSSVEGRVIKPVNGGYIVDMQGADAFLPRSLSAFKGVAPKDIIGNKYKFIVTKMNKQRRNIILSRREVVQKERDEVRSKLWDKIEKGQKRIGSVKGITDFGAFIDLGGIDGLLHITDMSWSRINHPSELVAAGDEIEVLILDFDKENSKVSLGLKQITANPWEGIEGKYPVGSKIQGKVVNIMPYGVFVEIDKGIEGLLHSSEISWQKKMVNPQEMFAIGDMIEVQIINIDRDTKRISLSLKQLERNPWLEAEEKFPINSRVEGKVRGFTDYGAFVELDGNIEGMIHVSDMSWTRKVNHPQEIFKKGQSVEVVVLAVDPDQRKITLGYKQIKENPWSEIAEQYPVGKVLEAEVVMNSEFGVFVKLEEELEGLIYASEIDKATSESLKALDKIQVKVIKVDVDQMKIGLSSKISDDQPQEVEQE
- the tyrS gene encoding tyrosine--tRNA ligase — encoded protein: MMQIEDTIKKISSGTTEIINIEILKRKLLRSRKERKPLHIKAGFDPTAPDLHLGHVVLLRKLRQFQDLGHKVFFLIGDFTAQIGDPTGRDQLRVRMTPKQILKNAKTYERQVFKILDKTKTKVVFNSKWLKKFSNQDVLDLSARCTVAQMLARADFKKRMDENKEISILEFIYPLMQGYDSVYLKADIELGGSDQKFNLLMARQLQESFGQEPQAVVMMPLLEGTDGVQKMSKSLGNYIGIDEPPKEIFGKIMSLSDEIMMEYYELLTDMDIFQVKEIHPKEAKLALAEEIVRQFYSEKVAKKERESFENVFTQKKTPEDIVEYNILLASQGASIVDVLVESGILDSKNEARRLLKQGAISLDGKKIDSENWSLNPGILKVGKRRFLKLIKTI